A genomic region of bacterium contains the following coding sequences:
- a CDS encoding CAP domain-containing protein, producing MKKIILAVVLLVLIFIGLHEYRSPDTAPAVVNGSLIAGENNAPSEMISSKKPAEGAPSATSGSAFSAVEVELILQRHNQARAAVGARPLIWSQDLARYAQEWADHLAAAGCRFEHRPESGPWKEKYGENLFMGTAGYYGAGEAVDSWISEKRFYQGQTLNEANYHEFGHYTQLVWKSTKKVGCGQALCNGEVIIVCNYAPAGNVIGEKAW from the coding sequence ATGAAAAAAATAATCCTGGCAGTTGTGCTTCTCGTGCTGATCTTTATCGGGCTGCATGAATATCGTTCTCCGGACACCGCGCCGGCCGTGGTCAACGGTTCACTGATCGCAGGCGAAAACAACGCCCCGTCGGAAATGATCTCCAGCAAAAAACCGGCGGAGGGCGCCCCATCGGCAACGAGCGGGTCGGCTTTTTCGGCAGTGGAGGTCGAGCTGATCCTTCAGCGTCACAACCAGGCGCGCGCGGCCGTGGGCGCCCGTCCCCTGATCTGGTCGCAGGATCTCGCTCGCTACGCCCAGGAGTGGGCGGATCATCTCGCGGCGGCGGGCTGCCGCTTCGAGCACCGGCCGGAAAGCGGCCCCTGGAAAGAGAAATACGGGGAAAACCTCTTCATGGGCACGGCCGGTTATTACGGCGCTGGGGAGGCTGTGGACTCGTGGATCAGTGAAAAACGGTTTTATCAGGGCCAGACTCTCAACGAGGCCAACTACCATGAGTTCGGCCACTATACCCAGCTCGTCTGGAAATCGACCAAAAAGGTTGGCTGCGGCCAGGCGCTCTGCAATGGCGAGGTGATCATCGTCTGCAACTATGCCCCCGCCGGCAATGTCATCGGCGAAAAGGCGTGGTGA
- a CDS encoding efflux RND transporter periplasmic adaptor subunit, with translation MKQRKMLLLIALLVILGGLAAILSRKPSSGKVEYQFVEITRGNVQNTISSTGTIEPVSKVEVGTQVSGTIDRIYTDFNQVVHKGQLLAVLDTVLLKAAVLDAQANLEKVSAQLEQARADFERNKTVYEKKLISEAEYLPYKVNYAAQVANLKSAQANLVRAERNLKFAVIRSPIDGTVISRNVEAGQTVAASLQAPVLFIIAGNLNKMEIHAAVDESDIGSIREGQMVQFQVPAYADKTFTGTVRQIRLQPETVQNVVNYTVVVDADNVDNLLLPGMTATLDFIVQDRQDVLLVPNAALNFKPTDAMLQQIRKNREALAAGMPDSLRGRMRWNVGGDNAAGGGARTEGGGNGMPGGLAREGGAPGMPGGGFMRNGSLPKDMGRLYFLDEKGNLAMAMIQTGASDGKSTEIVRGRRIREGMKVISGLVESSSGKPRVQTTRTPAMGPGMGGRPF, from the coding sequence ATGAAACAGAGAAAAATGCTCCTCCTCATCGCACTGCTGGTGATCCTGGGGGGGCTGGCGGCGATTCTGTCGCGCAAGCCTTCCAGCGGCAAGGTTGAATACCAGTTCGTTGAGATTACGCGCGGCAATGTCCAGAATACCATCAGCAGCACCGGGACCATCGAGCCGGTCAGCAAGGTTGAGGTGGGCACCCAGGTGAGCGGGACCATCGACCGCATTTATACCGATTTCAATCAAGTGGTCCACAAGGGACAGCTCCTCGCGGTGCTGGATACCGTCCTTCTCAAGGCGGCCGTACTCGACGCTCAAGCCAATCTGGAGAAGGTCAGCGCCCAGCTGGAACAGGCCCGGGCGGATTTCGAACGCAACAAGACGGTCTATGAGAAGAAGCTGATTTCGGAGGCGGAGTATCTGCCTTACAAGGTCAACTACGCCGCGCAGGTCGCCAATCTGAAATCCGCCCAGGCCAACCTCGTCCGCGCCGAGCGCAATTTAAAATTCGCGGTGATCCGCTCACCCATCGATGGGACTGTGATCAGCCGCAATGTCGAGGCGGGCCAGACGGTCGCCGCCAGCCTTCAGGCGCCGGTGCTTTTCATCATCGCCGGGAATCTGAACAAGATGGAGATCCACGCCGCCGTCGATGAGAGCGATATCGGCTCGATCCGGGAAGGCCAGATGGTGCAGTTCCAGGTGCCCGCCTACGCGGACAAGACCTTCACCGGCACCGTCCGGCAGATCCGTTTGCAGCCTGAGACCGTCCAGAATGTGGTGAACTATACGGTGGTAGTCGATGCCGATAACGTGGACAATCTCCTGCTGCCGGGGATGACCGCCACCCTCGACTTTATTGTCCAAGACCGCCAGGATGTGCTGCTGGTGCCCAATGCCGCCCTCAATTTCAAACCCACCGATGCCATGCTGCAGCAGATCCGCAAAAACCGGGAGGCGCTCGCTGCCGGCATGCCCGATTCCCTGCGCGGTCGCATGCGCTGGAATGTGGGAGGCGACAACGCCGCGGGAGGAGGCGCCCGCACGGAAGGCGGCGGAAATGGCATGCCAGGCGGCTTGGCGCGCGAAGGTGGCGCTCCGGGCATGCCCGGCGGCGGATTCATGCGCAACGGCTCCCTGCCCAAAGATATGGGCCGGCTCTATTTTCTCGATGAGAAGGGCAATCTGGCCATGGCCATGATCCAGACCGGTGCCAGTGATGGCAAATCGACGGAGATCGTACGCGGCCGGCGCATACGGGAGGGGATGAAGGTCATCAGCGGCCTGGTGGAGAGCAGCTCCGGCAAGCCCCGGGTGCAGACGACCCGAACGCCGGCTATGGGACCGGGCATGGGCGGACGGCCCTTCTAG
- a CDS encoding ABC transporter ATP-binding protein, with protein MQTVIETRHLKKTYQIGDIAVHALRGVDLVINRGEFLAIMGASGSGKSTLMNLLGCLDAPSSGEYYLNGRRISELSRNAYAEIRNQNIGFVFQGFNLLPRTSALENVELPLLYDRTHRIPDHRQAALDALRMVGLGDRIHHEPNQLSGGQQQRVAIARALVNRPAIILADEPTGNLDSRTSIEIMAVFQALNRQGITIILVTHEADIAAHAHRIVEMQDGLIRRDAPHAASRDAAGELETLRLAPAVPEEE; from the coding sequence ATGCAGACGGTCATTGAAACCCGGCATCTGAAAAAGACCTATCAGATCGGCGATATCGCCGTGCACGCCCTGCGCGGTGTCGATCTCGTCATCAACCGGGGCGAATTCCTGGCGATCATGGGAGCGTCCGGTTCGGGCAAATCCACGCTCATGAATCTCCTAGGCTGCCTCGATGCCCCCAGCTCCGGAGAGTACTATCTCAACGGCCGGCGGATCAGCGAACTCTCCCGCAATGCCTATGCGGAAATCCGCAACCAGAATATCGGCTTCGTCTTTCAGGGGTTCAACCTGCTGCCGCGCACCTCAGCTCTCGAAAACGTCGAGCTGCCCCTCCTTTACGACCGCACCCATCGCATCCCCGATCACCGCCAGGCCGCTCTCGACGCGCTCAGGATGGTCGGGCTGGGCGATCGCATCCATCATGAGCCCAATCAGCTCTCCGGCGGCCAGCAGCAGCGCGTCGCCATCGCCCGCGCCCTGGTGAACCGGCCGGCCATCATCCTCGCCGACGAGCCGACCGGCAACCTCGACAGCCGGACCTCCATCGAGATCATGGCGGTCTTCCAGGCGCTCAACCGCCAGGGCATCACCATCATCCTGGTGACCCACGAGGCGGATATCGCCGCGCATGCTCATCGCATCGTCGAGATGCAGGACGGGCTCATCCGTCGTGATGCGCCCCACGCGGCGTCCCGCGATGCTGCGGGTGAACTCGAGACCTTGCGCCTGGCGCCCGCCGTCCCGGAGGAGGAGTAA
- a CDS encoding ABC transporter permease, with protein sequence MLQLRNLIRTALRSLTKNRMRSLLTSLGIIIGVSAVIIMVAIGEGSQAQIARTMNMLGTDLIIAFPASSRMGGVSRGAGSFNRFTFADVEKIRQSAQYIAAVSPVVTSGGQIIGGGKNWSTTVFGVTPDYFTIRNWQVKSGDFFSDRDDRSRRKVCLLGNTVAEALYGDQDPVGQKVRIRNTPFTVVGVLRSKGQSAAGADQDDVILAPSTTVLYRLRGGQNINMINASAKSGAVVAQAQAEMAALLRSAHHIEPGEEDDFVVRTQAEITEAASAASKVMTMLLAAVAGVSLIVGGIGIMNIMLVSVTERTREIGIRMSVGARSSDILTQFLSEAVVLSLSGGLIGILLSVILCKLLNQFTSYYTVISPEIVLISVLFSAAVGVFFGFYPARKAAGLNPIDALRYE encoded by the coding sequence ATGTTGCAGCTGAGAAATCTGATCCGCACCGCCTTGCGCAGCCTGACGAAAAACCGCATGCGCAGCCTTCTGACCTCTCTGGGCATCATCATCGGTGTCAGCGCGGTGATCATCATGGTGGCCATCGGCGAGGGCTCGCAAGCCCAGATCGCCCGGACGATGAATATGCTCGGGACCGACCTGATCATCGCCTTTCCCGCCTCCAGCCGTATGGGCGGAGTCAGCCGCGGCGCCGGCAGTTTCAACCGCTTCACCTTCGCCGATGTGGAGAAGATCCGACAGAGCGCCCAATATATCGCCGCGGTCTCCCCGGTGGTCACCTCGGGAGGCCAGATCATCGGCGGCGGCAAGAACTGGAGCACGACCGTCTTCGGGGTGACGCCAGACTATTTCACCATCCGCAACTGGCAGGTCAAGTCAGGCGACTTCTTCAGCGACCGCGACGACCGGTCACGCCGCAAGGTCTGCCTTCTCGGCAATACGGTCGCCGAGGCGCTCTATGGCGATCAGGATCCGGTCGGCCAGAAGGTGCGCATCCGCAACACCCCTTTCACGGTGGTCGGGGTCCTGCGCAGCAAAGGCCAGTCGGCTGCCGGAGCGGATCAGGATGATGTCATTCTCGCGCCGTCCACGACAGTTCTTTACCGGCTGCGGGGCGGGCAGAATATCAACATGATCAACGCCAGCGCCAAATCGGGCGCCGTGGTAGCCCAGGCCCAGGCCGAGATGGCGGCTTTGCTGCGGTCGGCGCATCACATCGAGCCGGGCGAGGAGGATGATTTCGTTGTCCGCACCCAGGCGGAGATCACCGAGGCAGCCTCCGCGGCTTCCAAGGTCATGACCATGTTGCTCGCGGCGGTGGCGGGCGTCTCGCTGATCGTCGGCGGGATCGGCATCATGAACATCATGCTGGTCTCGGTGACCGAACGCACCCGGGAGATCGGCATCCGCATGTCGGTGGGCGCGCGCAGCAGCGACATCCTCACCCAGTTTCTTTCCGAAGCGGTTGTGCTGAGCCTGAGCGGCGGTTTGATCGGCATCCTGCTGTCGGTCATCCTCTGCAAGCTGCTCAATCAGTTCACCTCGTATTATACCGTGATCAGCCCCGAGATTGTGTTGATTTCGGTCCTCTTTTCCGCGGCTGTGGGGGTATTTTTCGGCTTTTATCCCGCGCGCAAGGCCGCCGGTCTCAATCCCATCGATGCGCTCCGTTATGAGTGA
- a CDS encoding metallophosphoesterase encodes MKATVHLLLSDGLNRPHRFLVLLLMTCFLVSCDAPVKVGLIGDQFGAATADSAYAVMDKAVLRLQREQPDVVVHVGDMVESVRNIHSFEDYQKNWLTAASIMNKLNRPWFLAFGDHDVVPPEYQPLSADHSREEWAFRLAHLQGLPVDSLPYYGVSIKGYHFIFLYSLENLHTDPRWGSIFLNSISDRQMSWLKTELDTHKDSKGIVVILHHPHWYVWSNWYRIHELLRRYPVKAVIAGHFHYSQDDGILDGIRYCVMGSTGGVINDTDPNSGGAFVYGLMTLFERKQPGFVVRSVKSDSVISVPSRRSMDRIQAIECMLDGLWQDENMVLRQGRLFDKNGDKLTLLHGIGLESIANPVDVPITIAIEYDTTLIGATRWNIGPAPVDGRAKLELKPGLGMGWANYSNVGKWDKSKPVWAADLRPQIRHDLKSITLNVFVSFQDDRVRRVKRTITYSIN; translated from the coding sequence ATGAAAGCCACCGTGCATCTTTTGCTCTCGGATGGTCTCAACCGGCCGCACCGGTTCCTGGTGCTGCTGCTCATGACCTGCTTTCTGGTTTCCTGCGATGCTCCGGTCAAGGTCGGCTTGATTGGCGACCAGTTTGGCGCGGCGACTGCCGACTCCGCTTATGCGGTGATGGACAAGGCGGTTTTGCGCTTGCAGCGGGAACAGCCGGATGTCGTGGTTCATGTCGGGGACATGGTGGAGAGCGTGCGCAACATTCATTCCTTCGAGGATTATCAGAAAAACTGGCTGACAGCTGCCTCGATTATGAACAAACTGAATCGGCCGTGGTTCCTGGCGTTCGGCGATCATGACGTCGTCCCACCTGAGTATCAACCCCTCTCCGCCGATCATTCGCGCGAGGAATGGGCATTCAGACTGGCGCATCTGCAGGGACTCCCCGTCGATTCGCTGCCCTATTACGGGGTCTCCATCAAGGGGTATCATTTCATTTTTCTTTACAGTCTTGAAAATCTGCACACCGACCCCCGCTGGGGATCCATTTTCCTGAATTCCATTTCAGACCGCCAGATGAGCTGGCTGAAAACGGAGTTGGATACCCATAAAGATTCCAAGGGGATCGTCGTTATCCTCCATCATCCGCATTGGTATGTCTGGTCCAATTGGTACCGGATTCATGAATTGCTGCGCCGATATCCGGTAAAGGCGGTCATTGCCGGCCACTTTCACTATTCCCAGGATGATGGTATCCTGGATGGCATCCGCTATTGCGTTATGGGTTCCACTGGCGGAGTGATCAATGACACCGATCCCAATAGCGGGGGAGCTTTCGTCTACGGCCTGATGACGCTCTTTGAGAGGAAGCAGCCAGGGTTCGTCGTCAGATCCGTCAAATCGGACAGCGTTATCAGCGTTCCCTCAAGAAGAAGCATGGATCGGATCCAGGCCATCGAATGCATGCTGGATGGCTTGTGGCAGGATGAAAATATGGTCCTGCGGCAGGGAAGATTATTTGACAAGAATGGCGACAAGCTCACGTTACTGCATGGGATCGGACTGGAATCGATAGCGAATCCGGTTGATGTCCCGATTACCATCGCTATTGAATACGATACGACTCTGATTGGGGCGACCCGATGGAATATCGGCCCGGCGCCGGTGGATGGCCGTGCAAAACTGGAATTGAAACCCGGGCTTGGCATGGGTTGGGCCAATTATTCGAATGTCGGCAAGTGGGATAAAAGCAAACCGGTTTGGGCTGCTGATCTCCGGCCGCAAATCAGGCATGACCTGAAGAGCATCACGCTGAATGTCTTCGTCAGTTTCCAGGATGACCGGGTACGCCGGGTAAAACGGACCATTACCTATAGCATTAACTGA
- a CDS encoding GntR family transcriptional regulator, whose translation MHESLFNLDKSSIIPYYYQLQEVLENLIEQGVYKPDEKLPSENELKDSLGISRATAQRALQHLVDRGMARRIQGKGTFVANKTITYSVVAAFSFSAEMLGLNKKVHSKLICAEEIQAHSLISKMLQTAADTKFYSIQRIRYVDSEPISLQTSYLPVGLVPGLIAKNFEEESLFETIKKDYGLTIKDAQETLQAVKATEYEARHLSIKEGDAVFLLERITRITSGEILEFVKTILRGDTGKFYIELSPELK comes from the coding sequence ATGCATGAATCTCTTTTCAACCTGGACAAATCCAGCATCATTCCGTACTATTATCAGCTACAGGAAGTTCTGGAAAACCTCATCGAACAGGGGGTATACAAGCCGGATGAAAAGCTTCCGTCGGAAAATGAATTGAAGGATTCGCTGGGCATCAGCCGTGCAACGGCCCAGCGTGCATTGCAGCACCTGGTCGACCGGGGCATGGCGCGGAGAATTCAGGGCAAAGGCACCTTCGTCGCCAATAAAACGATCACCTACAGCGTGGTTGCGGCGTTCAGTTTCTCCGCTGAAATGCTCGGCTTGAATAAAAAAGTGCACAGCAAACTGATTTGCGCGGAAGAAATTCAGGCGCACAGCCTCATTTCCAAGATGCTGCAAACGGCCGCCGATACCAAATTTTACAGTATCCAGCGCATCCGCTATGTGGACAGCGAACCCATCTCGCTGCAGACCTCGTATCTGCCGGTGGGCCTGGTGCCTGGCCTGATCGCAAAAAACTTCGAAGAAGAATCGCTGTTTGAGACGATCAAAAAGGACTATGGTTTGACCATCAAGGATGCCCAGGAAACCTTGCAGGCGGTGAAGGCTACGGAATACGAAGCCAGACACCTGAGTATCAAGGAGGGCGATGCGGTGTTCCTGCTGGAACGGATTACCCGGATCACCTCAGGGGAAATTCTGGAATTTGTCAAAACCATTCTCAGGGGTGATACCGGAAAATTCTATATCGAATTATCGCCGGAATTAAAGTGA